The DNA sequence cacacaagcacaagaaactGTTAAGAAGACATTACAAGACCGATGCTGGTCACAAGCACTCTTGtggacattttaaatttaaccaTTCATTTTGAGCTCAATGCTGTGTGTGACATTTTagtgatagtttttttggttgttgtAACTTGcattttatcattgtttttacTAAACCATTGCTTGTTGTATGTtgtgactttttctttttgagtaTGAAGTTCATcacaatcataataattatgatggCACAAGGGGATGCTGTCTGTGTCTTCCTCTAATTATTTGACTATGGGTCTGTAGTCCCAAGGGGACcaataatcattattgttcCCCTTGGGACTACAGACCCATAGTCAAATAATTAGAAGAGGGCACAGACAGCATGATCCCCTTGTGCCATCACCTGACCTTCCCATTACATGGCCAAATCAGCGTAACTTGTTCAGTTCTGATTCTCACATTATACACATAGATTTTTCAAATATGGACATCTGCTGACTCGCCATGTCACCATTTCAACCTTGTATATTAAAATagtaaataagtaaataagcCACAAAAAATACCTTATTATTTCTGCAAGTATCAGCAAATGATTCCATCATTGTCTTGCTCTGATTCCTAGTCTTGTCAAACCATTTCACAAAACTGTCATAATAAGCCATCCCATCTGCCAAACAAGAATTGATGCATTAATTATATGCAATTATGTTACTACATGCATATCAGATGAGACATTCattgtaaaaattaaatttttatttcataaaaaggtattttctcttgcattttcaactgttaattttgctttgtcaACAAAAATGGCTATAACTTTGGtattaatgatcttcgcagttatgttATGCTACTTGAACAGTAGTGAAAGAAAggtctgaaaaattcaggcctgagcaggactcaaaccctgacctctgtgatgacagtgcagtgctctaccagttgagctatcagttTGAGTCCCATTCAGGTCTGAGTTTTTCAGAACTTTCTTTGACTACTGCTCAAGTAGGATaacataactgcgaagatcattaacatcaaaattgtttccattcgcagttcaaattaaatttcattaattaaacTGCTAAAATGGCTATTTTTGCAGAGTTGGAGTTGTATGTAAAACATACAGGTCACCTTATGTATGAGATCTATCACAATTTTAGTAAATTTGTGGCTCAAAAAAGTAGATTAGTAGAAATTGGGCTAAACATTACGTCTGTGGGTTTCAAACTTAGCTTCATAGAGTATCCATCTAAATAACTTATGATTGATACCGGCAATTAAGTGTAAGAATTATTATCATATTagtatcaataattattataatctaTTAAACCTACACGTACGTGGATGCATAACAACAGGCCTTCTCTCAACATCAATGGCATGTACAAAGACAATCTGGTCACCAGACTGATGCAAGTTTCCACAGTACCCTGAGAAAACGAATTCTACATCTTAACACTAGTATTTTAGATATTTTTACGATTAGGCAATGCTTACTACTGACTGattatttaataaaattgttgTGTCCTTAACTTCAGTTATGTTGGAACGTGTAGCGTAAGAGTTTTTGGCACAGTTCTTGAGAAGAATGGCAGCTCTACATTGATTCCTTTTCCACTTAGATCTTTACAGATTAGCGATTTAATTCTGTAATGGATGTAATATCATAGACAGCATTAGTATATAGTATAAGTTTATTGGAGATGTTTATCTACCTTGTATAGCATAAATTTGAACTCAGCTCGAAGCTGAAAAATAAACCTCGCTAAATTTGAAGGTTATTCAATTtgctctttgaaaaaaaatgctttgttTACACGGCATGGCACAACAGAAAAAACGTCTCCCACATCACACACAGTATTATGCCTGTTCTGAAACCATACAGTCAATATGATAAGTTTTCTAAAATGGAGCTTTCGTCACCTACAGTCGAAAGCTTTCTTGCTGTGCTCACTTCCATCCACTGCCACAACCACAGTTTTCCGACCCTCCATACCTGTGAAGGAGGGTGACTCTCTCACACACTTGCGTGACTCTTACAGCGCTGTCCTGGGACTAGCTTTTGCAGGGCGTGTCACGTCCAACTAATCGGCTATAGACTCAGAGGCCAtaagggcgagaggaataattgtctTAGCAAAAAAACTACCGACACAAAACTTTTTTCGCAAGCTAAAGCGAGACAAAACGTGATTCAGCCaccattgttt is a window from the Acropora palmata chromosome 1, jaAcrPala1.3, whole genome shotgun sequence genome containing:
- the LOC141878811 gene encoding universal stress protein in QAH/OAS sulfhydrylase 3'region-like isoform X2; protein product: MEGRKTVVVAVDGSEHSKKAFDWYCGNLHQSGDQIVFVHAIDVERRPVVMHPHGMAYYDSFVKWFDKTRNQSKTMMESFADTCRNNKYNFKLVTELGKPGEVICQAANQEKADHIVMGSRGLGTVRRTLLGSVSDYMLHHSCIPVSVVPPAAKQE
- the LOC141878811 gene encoding universal stress protein in QAH/OAS sulfhydrylase 3'region-like isoform X1 — translated: MEGRKTVVVAVDGSEHSKKAFDWYCGNLHQSGDQIVFVHAIDVERRPVVMHPRTYGMAYYDSFVKWFDKTRNQSKTMMESFADTCRNNKYNFKLVTELGKPGEVICQAANQEKADHIVMGSRGLGTVRRTLLGSVSDYMLHHSCIPVSVVPPAAKQE
- the LOC141878811 gene encoding uncharacterized protein LOC141878811 isoform X4 translates to MEVSTARKLSTVGYCGNLHQSGDQIVFVHAIDVERRPVVMHPHGMAYYDSFVKWFDKTRNQSKTMMESFADTCRNNKYNFKLVTELGKPGEVICQAANQEKADHIVMGSRGLGTVRRTLLGSVSDYMLHHSCIPVSVVPPAAKQE
- the LOC141878811 gene encoding universal stress protein Sll1388-like isoform X3, yielding MEVSTARKLSTVGYCGNLHQSGDQIVFVHAIDVERRPVVMHPRTYGMAYYDSFVKWFDKTRNQSKTMMESFADTCRNNKYNFKLVTELGKPGEVICQAANQEKADHIVMGSRGLGTVRRTLLGSVSDYMLHHSCIPVSVVPPAAKQE